In Afipia sp. GAS231, a single window of DNA contains:
- a CDS encoding c-type cytochrome produces the protein MIRKGLLALVIGVALAGTASAQSDLVNRGDYLVNGILTCGNCHTPKGPSGDIMDKAFSGGLSWDEPPFKVTAPNVTQDKETGIGNYTDAELKQLLRKGIKRNGAPVAMVMPSGFYEIMTDRDLTAVIAYLRTIKPIKNAVPDPIYRMKQGHPVPPGGEIPYTEAMLSDKVKEGLYLATIAHCMECHTPMGPQGREFANRLGAGGFELPGPWGVSVSRNITSSTTKGIGGWTDDEIKRAITQGVSKDGSKLKPPMGYGYYATVSGADLDAIVAYLRTVPPKE, from the coding sequence TTGATCCGCAAAGGGTTGCTAGCACTCGTCATCGGCGTGGCATTGGCCGGCACAGCCAGCGCGCAATCGGATTTGGTTAATCGCGGCGATTATCTGGTCAACGGCATCCTGACCTGCGGTAATTGCCATACGCCGAAGGGTCCTTCGGGCGACATCATGGATAAGGCTTTTTCTGGCGGCCTGTCCTGGGACGAGCCGCCTTTCAAGGTCACCGCACCAAACGTTACGCAGGACAAGGAAACCGGCATCGGCAATTACACCGACGCCGAGCTCAAGCAACTGCTGCGCAAGGGCATCAAGCGCAACGGCGCGCCGGTCGCCATGGTCATGCCCAGCGGTTTCTATGAGATTATGACCGACCGCGATCTCACTGCGGTGATCGCCTATCTGCGTACGATCAAGCCGATCAAGAATGCGGTGCCGGACCCGATTTACAGGATGAAGCAAGGACATCCAGTCCCGCCGGGCGGTGAAATCCCGTACACGGAAGCGATGCTGAGCGACAAGGTGAAGGAGGGGCTCTACCTCGCTACGATTGCGCACTGCATGGAGTGCCACACGCCGATGGGGCCGCAGGGGCGCGAGTTCGCGAACAGGTTGGGCGCTGGCGGCTTCGAGCTTCCGGGGCCTTGGGGCGTCTCGGTTTCTAGGAACATCACCTCTAGCACGACAAAGGGCATCGGCGGCTGGACTGATGACGAGATCAAACGCGCCATCACTCAGGGCGTCAGCAAGGATGGCAGCAAGCTCAAGCCGCCCATGGGCTACGGCTACTACGCCACCGTGTCAGGTGCCGACCTCGACGCGATCGTCGCCTATTTGCGTACGGTGCCGCCAAAAGAGTAG
- a CDS encoding protein-L-isoaspartate O-methyltransferase, which produces MSGISAARQKMVDGQVRPSDVTDSRIIDAMLAVPREAFVPESKRALAYLDLDLDVSETGSSKRFLIKPAVLAKMLQAAEIKPTDRVLVVGCATGYAAAVIAQFAGQVAATESDSALAAKATTILAQNGCGKVAVRTVAAADGDPANGPYDVILLNGATETVPERLYGQLHDGGRLVGVFAMSQPQRATLVTRSHGDFGSRALFDAAAPVLPGMERVPAFVF; this is translated from the coding sequence ATGTCCGGTATTTCGGCCGCGCGCCAGAAGATGGTCGATGGTCAGGTGCGTCCGAGCGACGTCACCGACAGCAGAATTATCGATGCCATGCTGGCGGTGCCGCGCGAGGCCTTCGTGCCTGAAAGCAAGCGCGCGCTGGCCTATCTGGACCTCGATCTCGATGTCAGCGAAACAGGCTCCTCCAAGCGGTTCCTGATCAAGCCGGCGGTGCTGGCGAAGATGCTGCAGGCGGCCGAAATCAAGCCGACCGACCGCGTGCTGGTGGTGGGCTGCGCGACCGGATATGCCGCTGCCGTAATCGCGCAATTCGCCGGCCAGGTGGCGGCGACCGAGAGCGATTCGGCGCTGGCGGCAAAGGCGACCACCATTCTGGCCCAGAATGGCTGTGGAAAGGTCGCGGTCCGGACGGTGGCTGCGGCTGACGGCGACCCCGCGAACGGCCCCTACGACGTCATCCTGCTCAACGGCGCCACCGAGACCGTGCCGGAACGGCTCTACGGGCAGCTCCACGACGGCGGCCGGCTGGTCGGCGTTTTCGCGATGTCGCAGCCGCAGCGGGCCACGCTGGTAACCCGCTCCCACGGGGATTTCGGGAGCCGGGCGCTGTTCGACGCCGCCGCTCCGGTGCTGCCGGGCATGGAACGGGTTCCCGCCTTCGTTTTCTAG